The proteins below come from a single Chryseobacterium nepalense genomic window:
- a CDS encoding PA0069 family radical SAM protein has translation MQNENIIKGQGAQRNIINRFDRYTYEPEDEDYEALKTSFTEVFPKTIVNQVKSEDLPMEYSMNPYQGCEHGCSYCFARPTHEYWGYSAGIDFERKIMVKKNAPELLEKFFQKRGYKPEPILLSGNTDCYQPAERQFEITRKILQVCLDYRHPVNILTKNALVLRDLDLLIPMAEQNIISVSLSIPTINEELRRKMEPRTSSAKNKLKAVEILSENKIPVNVMVAPIIPGLNSDEPLSILKAISEAGAQSFGYTLVRLNDTVEPVFVNWIENAFPDRAQKVLNLIRSMRGGKLGEKKFFDRQKGEGNIAEMIHNTFKIGRKKFFDGKEFPKLTTKNFTGSKDQQLKLFD, from the coding sequence ATGCAGAATGAAAATATCATAAAAGGACAGGGAGCTCAGCGAAACATAATCAACCGTTTCGACCGATATACCTATGAGCCGGAAGATGAAGACTATGAAGCCCTGAAAACATCTTTTACCGAAGTATTCCCGAAAACTATTGTAAATCAGGTGAAAAGCGAAGATCTCCCGATGGAATATTCCATGAATCCTTACCAGGGTTGTGAGCACGGCTGTTCCTACTGTTTTGCAAGGCCTACACATGAATATTGGGGCTATAGTGCGGGAATCGATTTTGAAAGAAAAATTATGGTAAAGAAAAATGCTCCTGAACTACTGGAAAAATTCTTTCAGAAAAGAGGGTATAAACCGGAGCCTATTTTACTTTCCGGGAATACGGATTGCTATCAGCCCGCAGAACGGCAGTTCGAGATTACAAGAAAAATTCTTCAGGTTTGCCTTGATTACAGACATCCGGTAAATATCCTTACAAAAAATGCTTTGGTTCTTCGGGATCTTGATCTGTTAATACCGATGGCAGAACAGAATATTATCAGTGTTTCCTTAAGTATTCCAACCATTAATGAAGAGCTGCGAAGAAAGATGGAACCACGGACAAGCTCTGCAAAAAATAAACTAAAAGCTGTAGAAATCCTTTCGGAAAATAAAATTCCGGTTAATGTCATGGTGGCCCCAATTATTCCCGGACTGAACAGTGATGAGCCTCTTTCTATTTTAAAAGCAATCTCAGAGGCGGGAGCACAAAGTTTTGGTTATACTTTGGTAAGGCTGAATGATACAGTAGAGCCTGTTTTTGTAAACTGGATCGAAAATGCTTTTCCGGACCGTGCGCAAAAAGTTTTAAATTTAATCCGTTCGATGCGTGGTGGAAAGCTTGGTGAAAAAAAGTTTTTTGACCGCCAGAAAGGAGAAGGGAACATTGCGGAAATGATTCACAATACTTTTAAAATCGGAAGAAAGAAATTTTTTGACGGCAAGGAATTTCCGAAACTCACTACAAAAAATTTTACCGGCTCGAAGGATCAGCAGTTAAAACTATTTGATTAA
- a CDS encoding bacteriocin-like protein, with protein sequence MKNLKKLSKGQLKSITGAGIKLPEPEFCMYACGNVIICATCSKDFKCPDDTM encoded by the coding sequence ATGAAAAATTTAAAAAAACTAAGCAAAGGCCAATTAAAAAGTATTACAGGAGCTGGAATTAAACTTCCTGAGCCGGAATTTTGTATGTATGCATGTGGTAATGTGATTATCTGCGCAACATGCAGTAAAGATTTCAAATGTCCTGATGATACGATGTAA
- a CDS encoding isopenicillin N synthase family dioxygenase, whose protein sequence is MDKIPSVDLRDFLSGDPERKQKFVNEIGKAYEEIGFVALKGHFLDDKLVDELYGEVKNFFDLPTETKQKYEIPGIGGQRGYVGFGKETAKGFKKGDLKEFWHFGQYVAEDSKYKDEYPDNVIVEELPKFNEVGKEAYQMLEKTGQYVLRALALYLGLDEFYFDDKIAEGNSILRPIHYPPITQEPDDAVRAAAHGDINLITLLMGSQGKGLQVQNHKGEWIDALAEPDELMINVGDMLSRHTNNKLKSTIHRVVNPPRELWGTSRYSIPFFMHPVSSMSLNALENCIDENHPKLYEDTTAGEFLHERLIELGLIKK, encoded by the coding sequence ATGGATAAAATACCTAGTGTAGACCTGCGTGATTTCCTTTCGGGTGACCCGGAACGCAAACAGAAATTTGTAAATGAAATCGGAAAAGCTTATGAAGAAATTGGTTTTGTTGCTTTAAAAGGCCATTTTCTTGATGACAAATTGGTAGATGAATTGTATGGAGAAGTGAAAAACTTTTTTGACCTACCCACGGAAACGAAACAAAAGTATGAAATTCCGGGAATCGGTGGACAAAGAGGCTATGTAGGATTCGGTAAAGAAACTGCAAAAGGCTTTAAAAAGGGAGACCTGAAAGAATTCTGGCATTTTGGGCAGTACGTAGCTGAAGATTCCAAATATAAGGATGAATATCCGGATAATGTAATCGTTGAAGAACTTCCAAAATTCAACGAAGTGGGTAAGGAAGCTTATCAGATGCTGGAAAAGACAGGACAGTATGTGCTTAGAGCTTTAGCTCTTTATCTTGGTCTTGATGAATTCTATTTTGATGATAAAATTGCTGAAGGAAACTCTATTTTAAGGCCAATCCATTACCCTCCGATCACACAGGAGCCGGACGATGCAGTGAGAGCTGCCGCACACGGAGATATCAACCTCATTACATTATTGATGGGATCTCAGGGAAAAGGGCTGCAGGTTCAGAATCATAAGGGAGAATGGATTGATGCCCTCGCAGAACCGGATGAACTGATGATTAATGTAGGAGATATGTTGTCCAGACATACCAATAATAAGCTGAAGTCTACCATTCACAGGGTCGTAAATCCGCCGAGAGAATTGTGGGGAACTTCAAGATATTCAATCCCTTTCTTTATGCACCCGGTAAGTTCGATGTCATTAAATGCACTGGAAAACTGTATTGATGAAAATCATCCGAAACTGTATGAAGATACAACAGCAGGAGAATTTCTTCATGAACGCTTGATCGAATTGGGATTGATCAAAAAATAA